Genomic segment of Danio aesculapii chromosome 25, fDanAes4.1, whole genome shotgun sequence:
ttcaaaaggggcAGTTCATACAGtacatctcattttctggtctccacaattgtcctatttaattatgacgaaaaaaatctcttggttcctttaagtgctagcttttagaagAGAGATCCACCCGGAACCATTATAAAAGTTTATAGATTTTagagtaactcttttttgaaatttgagttcctccaataactttcaaagtgcttggaggtcttagtgtaaggaaacagtgactccagaacctcagtattgacaaaaagtgcttgtaggatcccagttacagcaaaagggtcctgcaagtaCTGAAAAGACTGTCAGGGGTTCCTTAAGGAACccctttttgagagaaagagctttaaggcacttaaaatacattttgaagttccttgagtactcaacaggttacttgaagcacctttactttttacagtgtgggttaGGAGGAATGCTGAAACACTAAGGTGTTAATGTGATCACTGTAACATTGCAAAATGCATCTCTTTTGCTCTTTGAAATGTTTGAGCAATTGCTTTGCATGTagtattactgtattttaattaataaataatatctgaGTAATGCACCCGTCAACTAGCTGTTTAAAACTTTGctataataaatttgcaaatgGTTTGCCTCATAATCTCAGCCTTTGTGACAATTCTTCATCTCACAATTTTTGCGACATCAAGtgtttatatgaatttaaagCAGTCCTGCTTATGctgtatggagctaataatatgccaaaacaatctgaatttgaattgtattcatttgaaatatcaacaattgtaatttaataaaactaaaaattatatgccaataaaacatgttttgaatttcttaacttAAATTTGAATtgcataacttgaatattgaacatctgaaatctaagatagctgatttttttttaagtcagattTTTATAGATGTATTTTCAAGCTTCAGATTTATTTGGTTCTGAATTCATAGATTCCAGATATTGGGTGTGTAAAAATACAGCTTCAAGGTTTTGAGATGAAGAAATTCGAAACATCAAAtttaatattctaaaattcaaaaccagaaatgcAGATTGCGAAATTCAGATTGTGCAGAAAATAGGTCAGGGGTCATgaacagggaagagtagacgatcACTGGCATGCTAGCATGTTTGGCTCTGGAGGAGACAATTCTCCTGCAAATTGACTATTGTGCTGTTAACTTCTATGTGTGACCACAGGCGACtattaaaatacatgtttaattttacattagggTATATGTAGATAAAAAAAACACCCCAAACTCACCAGCCCCCGTAATTCGTACCCTGTGCACAACCATGAATCAAGCAGAGGTGATTCTTAGTTTGACTTTTCAGTGATcatctactcttccctgttgattATGCCTGCCTGACctactttcatttttattaaattacaatagttaataattcaaattaacacaattcaaatgtAGATTGTTTTGACATATTACTAGCTCCATAATGCGGTCATACTGATTAGTCGTCACAGTCATCATATAACATCAAGATGTGGAACAGAAAACAAGACCTAGACCATGGATGTGTTAGGTTTATTGAAAGATCATCAAGAAGCACAAACAGAGAAGGTGAGTGAAGATTCAATTAAGAAGAGTTACAATGATGACTTGAATATTGAAGTGTTGTTTTGTCTTACAGGTAATCCAAAACACACATGCAGAGAAGGACTAGGAAGCCTGTCAAGACAAGTAGAGGATCTCAATGACTTCGATTATAGGAAACTCTGACAAGGGACTCTAACAACTTTGATCAATTGGAACAAGGCATACCAAAGAAGAAATTATGAGGACCCTATGTTAGGTTTCCTATGCTTTATATGCTGATCATGAGCATTGGACAATGACAAGTGTGCATTATTAGAACCCCTGATCTAAAGCAACCCTCTGCTCCATAATCCTCCTGGCCGAGGAAATACTCAAGATGACCAGGATCTCTTTAGACAGGCTAGTTCTCTAGGAGGATCTGCAAAGGGGGAGGGTTTATCAAGGGACCAGGCCCTGAGGAGAAAGTAGACATAGGTGGATGGCAGTGTTGAATAAAATGTGTGGTGAATATGGTCGTATTGAGGGAGATGTGTTTATACATCCCTGGGTTAACCTGTTTCAGAATCCGAAAGGCAACAAGATTCTTACAGGGCAGAGGTATCTTGATGTCCTGGGTTAAGCTGGAAATCTATGTGCCTTTTTAATGGCACAGTACCTGTCATGATCAGACtttcatgctttaaaaaacagCGATTGACTTTGGAAACCTCAGATGGCTTCCCAATCCAGGGGAACAACGATGAAAGGAAGCCATGCATCAAAAAGCTGGTCAATTAATATCTGGTGTACAGAGGGAGTTTTGAGTACTGTGCAAGAAACTGGTGCCAGGAGTTCTTGTAGAGATGGCAGAAAGTTCATGGGTAGCAGCTTGTTAgctagttttttttcttctatttgtcTGGCCTTTGATTTAAGGATGTAATCTAAAGAGAGGCTGGTGGCCACACATACCAGTAGGAGCAAGAATGCTTTTCATTTTATCAAGATGAGCTGGGGACCCCGATCTAAACCTGTCTTCTTGGAGGCAAAAATGCCACAAGACATAGTTGAAAGCAATTCTCTGTGTATCTGTGAATGTGAGAAGACCCTTGAGGGAAATCAGAAGCAGAATCTACAACAAGGACACATGAGGAACCATCAAAGATACTTCATTTATGAAGTCTACACCTGTGAATGACAACTGGCAACAGGAGCTTGATAAATGTTGGCAAGGTGTTGTGGACTTGGCAGATTCCTGATATTCTTTTTATATATCCTAGGTCACTAAAACCATTCCTGCAGAAAGGATAGGTGGTTGATTTCTGCCTACAGTATGTAAGCAGTGTCAACACAGTGTCTGTTTCTATAAGTGGAATGCACAGTGTGGTCGGACCATAAATGTGTGTGGGTAGACAATCCTGCTGAGCTGGCTCACTGCTTGTAACATCTGGAATATGCTCATCCAGAGTTCAAATGAGACTGACCAAGTTGAGTTGAAAAAGAAAGATTTCAGATTTTCTGCTTGAGGTTTCTTTAGAGATCTGCTCAACATCTGCTTTTTACTAAACTTTTAGTCTTGGAGGTTGATTTGCATTTAGTTTCCGATGTTGTGCTGTAGCTCTGTTTCAGCAGAGGGAAGTAGCAGAAGTTTGCAAATCTGAGGAAACATCTGAGGTATTTCATTGAAGGTGGTTCCAAGAGCTTATCCTCATCCATGACCCCTCATCCATACATGAACCCCTCATGATTCCTTCAGCACtgatgatcattcattcattttccttcagcttagtccctgatttatcaccacagcggaatgaactgccacctaTTCTGGAataggttttatgcagcggatgcccttccagccgcaacttagtactgggaaacatcatacaccactcttgcattcacacacactcatgcgctacggctaatttagttaatccaattcactgtctttggactgttggggaaaccggagcacccggaggaaacccacgcgtacatggggagaatatgaactccacacataaatgccaactggcccagccagaacacaaaccagcgaccttcttgctgtgaggcgacagtgctaaccactgagccactgtgctaccCAGCACCGATGATATATCTGAGAAACTGGGTGGAGGACTGGTGGAATGAACATTTTCAGCTTTGATAAAGAAGTGCAGAATCCTCTGCTTGGTCTGAATGAGCTCCAGATGATGGCAGTGTTCAACCTTTCTCTGGGAGTCCACTAGGATGTACTGCAACTCTGATGAGTGGGGTCATGGTTCATGACACATGGTAAGTCCTTTTTAATAGAATGTCTTATACAAATGTTGGGAAATATCACTTAATCAGCTTCACAAGTAAAACATATGAAATTACACAACCAGCAGAGGGCAGCATCAGCATGCAATGAGTTACTACATCCCATCCATGAATATTTAAAACCAGCATGTTTTAAGCATGCAGATATACCAGTATTTTCACTTTCTCTTTATTCAAAGCACCAAGTTGTGTGATACATATCAAAAAGATTTTCCACttacaaaacatattaaacataCATACCAAATGTGTCAAATCATTACATTTAGTGGAGAATAAAAGGCAGGATATTGTTCATCTTAAACTCTCTCAAACTTGGTTTCATAAGTCGCAATGTAGGCATCATTAAAAACATACAGCAAATGATCCCTGGGGTCATAATTCATAAACTTAATATTAGCCTGCATCTTCTTAATGTTAATTCTCAAATCATAGCGCTCTTTGTTGGTTTTGGTGTCGTAAGAGTAAAAGATCTCTTCTGTTACTTGATCCAGGTATCGAGTCGCATAAAGCACACCACAGACCATGAAAGTGTTCGTGATGGTCTTTTTGTGAAGAGAAGTGGACCAAGTTTGGCCCAAAACAGGCGGGTTACTAGTCTCAACTTTACTGATCACCACATTTCCAAAGTTGCTTGTGGTTGCGTATATAACATAGACGCCTGATTCATCTGTGACAAAATCCATGTCTGTGTAGCCGTATGTTGTGCCGAGATGTGCGAATGGAAACTTGTTGTTATAACCTGCATCATTGGGTAAAGCCACAGTACTGACAGTTTTAGTGGTCAGGTTGAACTGACAGACAGAGTATATATTGTAGCAGTTATAGTAGAGCGCGTTGGCATACATGACCATGTTTGGACCCTGAATTGTGTTTGTTGTAGGATTTGAGCTTGATATATATGTATCTGTTGGTACTATACCTAATATAAAAGTACTGAGACTACTATACTGGCGAATGAAGTTCCCAAATACATTACTACTTGACAGCACCACCAGCCAGTATTTGTTCTCGTCTCCTGGAGCAGGATTTGCATCTCGACCCCAAGCACCAAAAGTATAGGACGTTCCATACACTGTGAGCGAGTACGTTTTAGGTCCAGATACATTCACCAAGTGACCCAGACCACAGTGAcctacaaagaaagaaagaaaaatataagACAGACAGTTTAACACTTTAGCTGTGGAAGTACAATAATGATAAATGAGTGTACAATATACGTACCTGGGGAAATTGTAGGGGGTGGTGATGTACTGTTGAGCACATTTTTGCACCGTTCTAGATCTCTCCTAATACGCTGGTTCTCACGCTGTTTCACCATTACCTGTGAGTGGTCAAACCTTTCCAGTTCCTCCATAGTTTCCTCCATATCCTGAAGCTGTGTGATTAATGGATTACATAGGAATTAGTAAAATACACATAATTCACAAAAAGAGGAAGATTTTTTTGTGGTATGATGACATACATAAAAGTTTGTACATATAAAAAAGTACTGGATAAaagacaatacaatacaaaaagatttaatcaaattaaaatttctgttaaatattaaaaacatttacataaaacaattttatgtttctaaccattttacaataaaataaataattaaaattttgttttttaatgtatataagcATAATTGTTGCACAAATGGAAAAttgctagggctgggcgataaaatcggtaagTTTGGCATGTAGTTTCACTATGAAGCGCTATAGtcttattaaaatgtggctgctgagcgcgtgCCTTGAAAGGAATGCccataagcttagggtgtaagtttgtaatTTCCAATGGGAGGCGCGTGATGTGCATGACGCACTCGTGGGAGCAACGTGTACACAGTGTTGAAGCTGCGCACTCGTGAACCGCATgcattttccaggcgcacctagtttaaaacatctgaacttttccaaaacatctgaacttttctgaaaGCCCCGAGCGCACCTCTTATactttctccataaacttgcatcagagctgcagcaatggtttgtttgTCATCATCTAAAAAAACGGTCGCTTTGTTATAAGAGAGACGGCATAGAAAATAGTGAAGGAAAGCTtgtgcttgtcacttcaggtcagaataacaacacatgtgaaaatgagtgctGTATAGCAGCTGTGAGtagattgtaaattaaaaaaaaggtgtaaggatgtcgccagagcggctttttttttttttttcttgtgcatccGAGCCACTAGCttcccatctgaaagatttttagcaTAGTGAAAgcttacttgaaagctcagatttgattatcatcacttattttgtttacagagtttgaggtttactgtatcattattattcacttCGTACATATGTTGATCTACCTTTTTCATTGCACagtttgtataattttattcatcaagtttaagagtctctttaacacttttgtttattttattataaagagatcagatagtttgtttaaatattttagctttttgactattaaaactatttgccttagtaatgctgataaattaaaataaagttattaaataaataaaaaattctaataatcctaaatgtattgttaaaaaatattcaataattatcaatatcgaatgatatgaaacatgatattgtgctaattttttttgcaatatcacccagccctaaaaaCTGCCATGCTGCGCATGAATTCACCTCTGCTGCAGTCTCTACACTGAGCTGCTGGTAGTTGTTGGTTGTTTTGTTGAGTTTGTCCAGAAGGTCTTGAATCTCTGCTAACTCTAATTCAATAATGCGCAGAGATACAGCTGCATACAGATTTCCGTTGTCTTCTTTTTCCAGCATGGACACATTGTCCACAAGCTGCCAGATGCGGTGTTGTAGACCCAACACAAGCCTGTCGATCTCTGTCATCTGCACACAATTGAAAAGGAAACAATTTGTTTCAATTACagattgtaaaaacaaaactaagaAAAGTCCAGTTTTATCACACAAGCCTGATTTAGATTCATAAACAGAACAATACTATGACTTTTTTTGTACCTTTTCTGAAGTGATGTTTCCAGTGCATTGTGAAGCAGTGAGCTCAACGTTGTCGAGTTTATTCTCAGGGAAATCAGAATCTGAATATTGAAGGTCACACACACAGTCCTGGCCTTTCACTGACTGTGTAGATGAAAAAAAGGACTTAATTAAATCCAGCGAACATAGAAAATAACGCTAAAATATTATGCAAGTGTcagaaaaaatttaattatgttcaaagaagaaaaaataaatgttacctGTGATAAAATGAGAGGAATGCAGACCAGCAAAATGAAGACGTTTGACTGACTCATGTTTGAGATGAGAATGATTTGGATCCTGTAGTCTCGAAAATAAGGATCAGGTTTGAGTGACAGAAGCAGAGTTTTAAAGCAAAAGTCCCAGGATTGGTCAACAAAAGTTATTGCTGACATGAGTAGAATTTCGAAATGGGGAAGGTGATCACCTGATCTTATAATTCTCTAAATGAGATTGCAAAAATGCTTTGCTCAGCTAAGATTTTCATGTAGATAGATAAGTTTGACATAAGTTTAATGACAAATTTGTTTTCCCTTTGATAAGTTAAACTTATAACTTGCTTTCATTGCTATAATGGACTCTATGGATTATCCAGTTCTCTTTTCACACAATATACTCAGTATACTGATGTATACCCCAGATCCCAAACCACAGGTGCATCTGATGTATACATCAGCAGTGCGACCAAGTGGGAGATACATAAAGAGCACAGCGCTCTCGTGAATGTGCCCCCTATACTGAcattgaggagaagaaactgttgaataaagtcatttttgatttatgtgcattttatatTCTCACAACTTGTTATTACTACAATTGAACCACGGAAGACATATTTTTTTTGGACTTTGAATGAGTCGGGACAGTTACTGTCTATGGAAGAGGATGGTCGTCTCAGATTTCATCTGACATTCTTTAATTTATGTACCAAAGATGAACTAAGGACTCCACAGTTTTGGAATTAAATGATGGTAAGTAATAACAAagctttaattttagtttaaactAACCCTTTAGGAAAATAACCACCAAGTGCCAGATTAAAATCAATTAACTGAGGAATTTAAAAGAGTTGTCGAATTTTGATTGTTAACATTGAGTCCCAAAAAGttactagttgcgttacttttagtttacttttttttattttatttttttttactttttttcatttcttttccttacctggctgaggcttgatctcttgcagaacttgcagttttttttttcttaacagaGGAGCCGTATATGCAGAATAacgaaagcaatgtgtttgctacttttgtactttttgtcttattatttaagtaaaatcactgtctgtTGAGACAGTGACCATTGAGCCTGTTCCTTTTCTTTGAAGctttcaaaataacaagaatactttcatcacagaaatgtaaggctctcgCCTGCCATCTTCACTCTCTCATTGAGTACGTGATTCAGCATAACTATGTTAATTGtaattcagctatttatttttaaaaacgaaCTAATAAAACTCAAAAGTATGTGcccaatatactgacactgagaagaagaAATTGTAATCTGAATTGATGTTGATCACTTTGTTACGGAAGATGAGGGTGGTCTCAGATTTCGTCtgaaatatattcatttgtgttccaaagatgaacaaaggacTCCGGGATTTGGAACAAAATGATGGTGAGTAATAACATAGATTTAACTTTTGgttaaactaaccctttaagaaaATAACCATCAAGTGCCAGATTAACATCAATTAACTGAGGaatctgaaagtgttctctaatttCGATCAGTGTTCTTTTTCCAGTGTTGGGCAAAGTAAtccattaaaatattgagttactcccaaaaaagtaactagttgcgttactttttatggtaagtaatgtgttacattacttttgagttacttttttcatTACTTcttcttacctggctgaggcttgatctcttgcagaacttgcaaagttttttctTATTAGAGGACCTCTGCAATTCAGAATgcagagctatacatgccgtgTATATATAGAATAACGAAAGTTTAAAGCGATGTGGTtgatacttttgtactttttgtcttgttaTTTAGGTAAAATCACTGTTCATTGAGACAATTGCCTATTCCTTTTCtttgatgcattcaaaataacaagaatactttcaTTGCAGAAATGTAGGGCTTTGGCCTGccatcttcatttctgtctgcTCGCTGTGGGGAGTGCATCCTCTCATTGACCGTGTGATTCACCGTTTATTTTAATTCatcgatttattttttaaaagcgaagtaattaaactaaaatgaactcattcattcatttatttattttctttcggcttagaccctgatttatcaggggtcgccacagcagaatgaaccaccaattattctgggatatgttttatgcagcggatgcccttccacccgcaacccagtattgggaaacacctatacactctcgtgttcacacacactctcatacacgatagccaatttagttcatccaattcacttaaaccgcaagtctttggactgtggggaaaccagagcacccggaggaaacccacgccaacacagaaaaaccaactggcccagccgggactcgaatcagtgacctttttgctgtgagatgacagtgctaaccacttagccaccgtgctcaaatattattatgtaatttgttAAATGTAATGCATTAATTTACTCGttacttataaaagtaattttagaAAACtcacattattgtaaagtgttatcccCAACAGTGTCTATTTCAAACATcgtatttaagtttttaatattgtGCTTCCGAATATATACAACTTTACAAATATGCttataaactgcttttttttACCTCTGTCAGGATAACTTTAACTTAGTACTATGCTATGACTTCAAAATCGAAGGTTATTTCTAAGATGCATGTTCTATGGCTTGTTTATGTAATCGAAGTGCAGATGTCAGCATGAGCCTCATGATGAACTAGGGTTGTTAGATTTTGGGGGAACTTGTGGTTGACTTTTTCCCATGTTTCTCAACTAAATTTCTTCCTGCATTTCGGAAATGAGCAATAAGTGCAATTTTCACATCCTTTTCATTAACCCCTGGAAAAGTCCTATTTGCATAACTCAAATTGCGACATCTCAGTGTTTGTGTGGAGATTTAAAGCTGATCACTATAGTCTTCCAACGCATTTGGTCATCATGTTCGTCTACCTGCTGCTCCTCACAGTCATCGTAAGTTTTCTCGTTGTCTTGAATCAGCTCACAAGTGTCTAAAAGTTTGATAGAATTTCTGAAAAATAGTTAACTATGAGACAACTAATGCATGATACAATAATCAGATATTATGTTTTCTACATGAGGTGACTGTCAAAGCTGAGAGAGTTCCAGGTCTAAAGAAGACGGATTCGTGTTTGTGTAAAATAAACAGCTCAATGTGGACTTTCCCTGCTGTTCAGTTCATGGAAGTTACAAGACAAGTGCAGGTCTGTGAGGAGATCTTGGATGAGTTTGAGGAGAAGGTAAGAAATCTGTTTAGAGCCTTATGGCAGGTGCATTCAGTACGACTAAGAAGGTGACATCATTCAACTATCTTCCAGATACGGAGCACAAAGGCAGAACTGCCGATGATGGAAGCCACTCTTCAGAACATCACAGCACgtctgaaagcatttgattacCTTTATAGAAGTGGACTGTACAGCGCTCTTCACCTTCGCCAGCTGAACCAGGAGCTTGAAGAAATCCATCGATCCGTCAGTGAAACACACATGCAGAACCCCAACAAAGAGACGCAAGACCTGCTCAGTGAGGTACTGTAGATATCACAAACAAATTTACATCTTTGACagaactgtatataaatatatataatgttagcCATTGACTTAATTTATAGTATTATTTACCTACTAAGGATGTCAATAGTTAGCGGTTACCAACCTTTTCCAAAATATCGAAGAAGGAAACTCAAAGTGTTTGCAACCATTgtgattacatttttgggtgaactgtcactttcaTATAAATAATAGTAAAGGCGACAACAGTTTAATAAGAGCATCTGTTGTTTTTAGTTGAATAAGACAAAACATGATGTCCAGAAGATGTACAAAGATGATTTCTTCAACCTGGAGACCATGAAGAAGAGGTTGCGTGACCTCAACAATCGCGCGCAGACTTCAAAGACCATACCAAATGATTTCAGAAGTAAGTACATTACTGACTCTTTCTTAAAGTAGTCAATGTTAGGTCATTCTAAACTATAGGTAAACAAAATCACTGTATTTCACAAATGGATAACATTTAATCATGATTAAATGTATTGATATGCTGATGTTCACACTAGTTTCGTAACATAACTTGTAAATAAATGACAAGTGTGAAACATTCCAGCACGGTTTAGAGTAGCACACACTGCACAtcattagggatgtccagatctgatcacgtgatcggaaatcgggcctgaTTATGTGCTTTCAGACTCGATCAGAACCCTTCCCTtacagaaaattaataaatagattgACTTTAAGTAATATCGATGAGATTAAGTGaattgtttaatgtgtggtttaGTTTAAAATAGCAACAACAATTTTTCTGTGTTCCATGTAGCCTAATGTCTGTTTTAAACCCACCAAAAAGCCTGATTTTAGGCTACACTACATT
This window contains:
- the LOC130219106 gene encoding olfactomedin-4-like; the protein is MSQSNVFILLVCIPLILSQSVKGQDCVCDLQYSDSDFPENKLDNVELTASQCTGNITSEKMTEIDRLVLGLQHRIWQLVDNVSMLEKEDNGNLYAAVSLRIIELELAEIQDLLDKLNKTTNNYQQLSVETAAELQDMEETMEELERFDHSQVMVKQRENQRIRRDLERCKNVLNSTSPPPTISPGHCGLGHLVNVSGPKTYSLTVYGTSYTFGAWGRDANPAPGDENKYWLVVLSSSNVFGNFIRQYSSLSTFILGIVPTDTYISSSNPTTNTIQGPNMVMYANALYYNCYNIYSVCQFNLTTKTVSTVALPNDAGYNNKFPFAHLGTTYGYTDMDFVTDESGVYVIYATTSNFGNVVISKVETSNPPVLGQTWSTSLHKKTITNTFMVCGVLYATRYLDQVTEEIFYSYDTKTNKERYDLRINIKKMQANIKFMNYDPRDHLLYVFNDAYIATYETKFERV